DNA sequence from the Halocalculus aciditolerans genome:
AGCATCGCGGGCGTCACGTAGGACGCCAGCGAGACGACGAACGTGATGAGGACGCCCGCGCTGATGCCGGGGAGCGCGAGCGGGAAGAGCACGCGCGTGAAGACCGTGAGGCGGTTCGCGCCGAGGTTCTGCGCGGCTTCTTCGAGGCTGTAGGGGATGGTGTGCATGACGTTGATGATGGGGAACACCATGAACGGGAGCATGACGTGGACGAGGCCGACGATGATGCCGATCTCGTTGAAGAGGAGTTTCGGCGGGCTCTGCTGGGAGACGAGGCCGAGCCACTGGAGCGTCGTGACGACGACGCCGGAGCCGTTGAGCAGGACGAACCAGCCAAAGGACCGGACGACGAGGTCGATGGTGAGCGGCGCGAGCGTCGCGATGACGATGAGCTTCCCCGTCAATCCGCCCTTCCGCACGGCGGCGTACGCGAGCGGGAAGCCGAGCACGAAGTCGATGACGGTCACGATGGCCGCGATCTTCAGCGTGCGGAAGAGAATCGTCTGGTAGAGCGGCGTCAAGAACGCCTTCGTGTAGTGGACGAGCGTCACGCCGGGCTGGACGCTCCCCTGCACGAACGGGTTGAGGCTGTAACTCAACAGGATGAACGTGGGGAAGACGATGAGCCCGAGGACGACGAGGAACGCCGGGCCGATGAGCAGGAGCTTCCCGACCCAACTGTCCCCGTACTTCCGGACGACCGACGAGACGCGTTCGTTCACGGCGTCGAACGACCGACTGGAGTAGGATGACGATGCCATGGGTCAGGCCTGTGCGAGGTGGGTGTCTTCGACGCTCCACGCGAGCGTAATCTCGTCGTCCGTATCGTAGAGCGTGGCGCTGTGGCGGTTCGCGTCGTCGACGGTGAGTTCGTGGTCCCCGACCGTGACGAAGTACCGTACTTTCGACCCGAGGAAGAGCCGCCGGTCCACGGTTCCCGCGACCGTGTTCACCGACCCGTCCTGGTAGCCGGGTTCCCGCACGGAAATCTTCTCCGGGCGGACGAACACCGCGCTGCCGTCCGTCGACGTCGCGTTCACCGCGACCGGCTCCCCGGCGACGTCGAGCGTCACCGAATCCTCGTCCGCGGAGAGCTCGCCGTCGAGGAAGTTCGTGTCGCCGATGAAGTCCGCGACGAACTCCGTCGCCGGCTCCTCGTAGATCTCCATCGGCGTCCCGATCTGCTCGATGTGCCCGTCGTTCATCACGGCGATTCGGTCCGCCATCGTGAGCGCTTCCTCCTGGTTGTGCGTGACGTAGAGCGTCGTGATTCCGAGGTCGGACTGGAGCTCCGTGAGCTCGACTTCGAGCTGGTCGCGGAGTTTCTTGTCGAGCGCGCCGAGCGGCTCGTCCATCAGGAGGACTTCCGGCTCGATGGCGATTGCGCGCGCCGTCGCCACCCGCTGTTGCTGGCCGCCGGAGAGGTTCGACGGCTTCCGGTCCTCGTACCCCTCTAAATCCACCATCCGCAGGACCTCCGCGATGCGCTCTTCGTTCTCCACGCCCTCGATGCCTTTGCGCTTCAGGCCGAACTCGATGTTCTTCCCGACGGTCATGTGCGGGAAGAGCGCGTAATCCTGGAAGACCATGCCCGTGTCGCGTTTGTGCGTCGGGACGCGCGTCACGTTCTCCCCGGCGAGCGTGATGTTGCCCTCCGTCGGCTGCTCGAATCCCGCGAGCATCCGGAGCGTCGTCGTCTTCCCGGAGCCCGACGGGCCGAGGAGCGCGAGCAACTCGCCTTGCTTGACGTCGAAGGAGACGTCGTCCACAGCCGTGATGTCGCCGAACCGCTTGCTGACGTTCTCGTAGCTGATCGCGACACCTCCTGTGTTTGCCGTAGTCATGGCCATGTATGGCACGGGATGGGTCAAGAAGCTTTCCTCGTCACATTCGCCGCTCGCGGCCGAGCGGGACGCTACGCGGCCGCCGTGAACGGGTGGTGGGCGGTGGAACGCGCTACGAGAAGGTGTTGTTCCACTGCTCCGCCCAGTCGCTCCGGTTCTCCCAGATGTAGCCGAAGTCCGGGAACGCCAGCTGGTCGAACTCGTCGGAGGTCACCGCGCCGAACTCCTTCGCCTTCGCGTTCACTGTCGCGTTCTTGTTCGTCACGCCACACCCCATCGCCGCCGACGCCTTCTCCTGGAACCACGGGGAGAGACACTCGTTCGCGTACGCGAACGCCGCTTCCTGGTTGGGCGCGTTCTTCGTCACGCCGACGGCTTCCGCGAACGCGACGCCCGCCGGTTCGAGCCGGAACAGCGGGTCGATCGACGCCCCGCGCTTCCACATGTCGAAGAGCATGTAGTCCCAGAAGAGGTTGAGCGCGTCGACGTTCCCGCTCGCGAGCTGCTGTTTCGCCGACGCCACCCCCTGGTAGGTCGTCGTCACGTTCGGCTTCAGGTTCGTCTCCAGCCAGTCGAACCCGGCCTGCACGTCGAGCTCGGAGTTGAAGCTGTTCCCGGTCGCGATCGCGGACGCCATCAACAGGAGGTACGGGCCGCCGGACCACGAGAACGGAACGAGCGCCGTCGAGTTCGAGTTCTTCATCACGTCCGCGTGTGACTGCGGCGTGTTGTCCCAGAGGCTCGTGTTGATGACGGGGAGCACTTCCCCGACCTCCCAGGAGACGCCCGCGCCGTCGTAGTGAACGAACTTATCGTAGATGTTGTCCACTTCGGGGACGGCGTCCGGGTGGTCGGTCAGCGGCTCGAGCCACCCCTTCCGCGACGCCTTCTCGATCCCGATGACGTCCGGGACGACGACGTCCGGTGGACTGTCTTGGTTCGCCTGAAGCTTCGTGAGCTGCGTCGTCGTGACCGCGGTCTGCGTGTTGATATTGAGGTTGTACTTCTCCTCGACGCGGGGGATCAGGTACTTCTTGTGAATCGTCGAAATCGCCCCGACGTTCAACATGACGCTGATCTCCTTCCCGCCGAAGTCCTTCGCGCCACTACTCGTCGTCCCGCTCCCCGAACTCGTCTCGTCGGAGCTCGTGTCGCCGGAGCTCGTCGACGTCGCCGAGCTGCCGCCACCACCGGTGAGGCAGCCGGCGAGGCCGGTTATTCCGAGCGTTCCCGCACCACTGAGCTTGAGGAAGCGACGGCGGTCTTGATTGCCGCGGTCATTGCTTGGCATTCTCTCTCACCTCGGGGTAAAGTCAACCATTCATATATATCTTTGTGTCCTACAGATTCTTCGTACGGACGAATATCGTTAAATCATCCACTATTTTGTCGAATCACTCGTGGTCGGGTCGACGGATGGTCGATTCTCCGCCAATTCGTTCGTCAGTTGGGAGTCGCCGCTCCCGGGCGACTCGTCACTGTGACGCTCGGCGAGCGCCGAGGAACTGGGTGACGACGGCCGCCCCGGCTTTCGCGGTCACGCCGTCGGCGTCGAGCGGCGGGGCGACCTCGTGGAGGTCGAACCCCCGAATCAGGTCGTGCCGGCCGAGCTGGTAGACGAGTTCGAGGAGCTGGTGGGTGTGGAGTCCGCCGGGGCTCGGCGCGCACGTCCCCGGCGCGCTTCCCGCGTCCAGCACGTCGATGTCGACGGAGACGAAGACGGCCGCCGTTCCGTCCGTCGCGGCGTCCAGCGCGCGCTCCACCGCGTGCTCCGTCCCGTCTTGGTGGACGTCCCGCGCGGTCACGATCTCCGCGCCGATGTCCCGCACCCAGTCGACGTAGTACTTCGAGTTGTGCCAGCCGGAGAGGCCGAGCTCGACGAAGTTCTCCCCCGCGAGCTGGTCGGCGTCGTCCTCCAGCAGCCGGCGGAACGGCGTCCCCGAGGAGAGCTCGCCGCCGTGCGAGTGGCGGACGTCGTGGTGCGCGTCGATATTGATGACGCCGACGTCGCCGTCGACCGCGTTCATCATCGCCTTCGCCGTCGGATAGGTGAGCGAGTGGTCGCCCCCGATACTCACCGGCACCACGCCGTCCGCCGTAATCGCGGTCAGCGCCTGCTCGACGCGGCCGTGCGCGGCGAGCACGTCCGTCTGGTCGACGTCGACGTCGCCGTAATCCACGACGTCGATGCCGCGACTGATGTCGACGTCGAGGCCGGGATTGTAGCAGGTCCCGTGCGTCAGTTCGTCGCGGACCGCTTTCGGGCCGAGCCGCGAGCCCCGCGGCCCCGCGACGCACGCCGTGTCGAACGGGATGCCCACGATTCCGACGTCCGCCTCGGCGGCGTCACGCGCGTCCGTGATAATCTCTCCGACGTTCGTGTCGTACTCGTCCGCGACGCCGACGTCGTAGCCGGCGTACGGCGTGAGCAACGGCTCGATACCACTACACAACCCTGGCTGTGGCTCGCTCACCATACACATCCGCGTTTCACGTCATCCGTGAAAGAAGTATCCCCGAAAACCGTGTCGAATGCTGTCACGGCACGGAACACTTATCAGAACCGTGGGAGAGAGTTAGCGTACCGGCATGAGCGAGCGAACCCCCTTCCAGACGAGTGAGTACCGACGCCGACTCGACCGGACGCGCGAGCGGATGCGGGACGCGGGCCTCGACGCGCTCGTCGTCACCGACCCCGCGAACATGAACTACCTCACGGGCTACGAGTCCTGGTCGTTCTACGTCCACCAGTGCGTCGTCGTGACGCTCGACCACGACCCGGTCTGGGTCGGCCGAGAGATGGACGCGAAATCCGCGGAGGTGACGACGTGGCTTCCGCGCGACCACGTCAAGTCGTACACGGACGACTACGTGCAGTCCCCGCACGACAAACACCCGATGGATTACGTCGCGCGGGTCGTCGCGGACCTCGGGTACGCCGACCGCACGCTCGGCGTCGAGATGGACGCCTACTACTACACGGCGCGCTCGCACGCCCGGCTCACCGGGAACCTCGACGACGCGACTATCGAGGACGCGACGCTCCTCGTGAACTGGGTGCGACTGAAGAAGTCCGACGCCGAACTCGAACGGATGGAGCAGGCCGCCGAACTCGCCGAATCGGGGATGCGCGCCGCCGTCGACACCATCCGGGAAGGCGTTCGCGAGTCCGACGCCGCCGCCGCCATCTACGACGGCCTCATCAGTGGAACAGATGCGTTCGGCGGCGATTACCCCGCCATCGTCCCGCTGATGCCGTCCGGCGACCACACGGGCACACCGCATCTCTCCTGGAGCGACCGCGAGTTCGACGACGGCGACCCCGTCATCATCGAGCTCGCCGGCTGCAAACACCGGTACCACTGCCCGATGGCGCGGACGCTGAACGTCGGCGAGCCCACGGACGCGATGCAGGAGACCGCGGACGTCGTGATGGAGGGCTTGCAGGCCGCGCTCGACGCCGTCGAACCGGGCGTCACCGCGGAGTCCGTCGAACGCGTCTGGCGCGAGACGATTGCGAAACACGGCATCGAGAAGGAGTCGCGACTGGGCTACGCCACCGGCCTCGGCTACCCGCCGGACTGGGGCGAGCACACGGTGAGTCTCCGTCCGGGCGACGAGACCGTTCTCGAACCCGGGATGGCCTTCCACATGATTCCCGGCATCTGGTTCGACGACTTCGGCGTCGAGATCAGCGAGACGTTCCGGGTCACGAACTCCGGCGCGGAGACGCTCGCGGACTTCGACCGCGACGTCTTCCGCGTCTAACCACCGAGTTTGGTAATACCAACCACTATTACGCTGTAGGTACAGAGGTGGTGTATGCGAACAGGCAACGAGGACGGCCGGAAGATCGGGGCGGTGGCGCGGTCACTAGAGATTCTCGAGATACTGCGGCGGCGCGGCGGCGCGACGCTCGCCGAACTGGAAGCGGAGAGCGACCTGTCGAAGGGCTCGGTCTTCGTTCACCTGGAGACGCTCGCCGACGGCGGCTTCGTCACGCGGCGCGGCGACCAGTACGTCCTCGGCCGCCGATTCATCTCGTTCGGCGAGCGCGTCCGGAACAGCGCGCCGCTGTTCAGAGCGGGGAAAGACCAGGTCGACGCGCTCGCCCGCGAATCCGAGGAGTGCGTCCACCTCATCGTCGAGGACAACGGTCTGGAGACCATCCTCTACGAGGCGTTCGGCTCGCGCGCCGTCGGCCAGGAGTTCTTCGTGAAGAACCGCGAGGAGACGAGCCGCCACCTCCACTACTCCGCCGCCGGGAAGAGCATTCTCGCGGGGCTCGACCGCGAGGACGTCGAGGATATCATCGACTGCCGCGGGCTCCCCGAGCGGACGACGGAGACCATCACTGACGCCGACGAGCTGTTCGCGGAACTCGACGACGTCCGCGAGTCGGGGTACGCGACGAACGAACAGGAGGACATCCTCGGCATTCAGGCGGTCGGCGTGCCGATTCGGGACGCCGAAGGAACGACGCTCGGCGGGCTCAGTATCTCCGCGCCGACGAGCCGCCTCCAGGGCGACCAGCTCACGGAGGAGATGCCGACGCTCCTCCGCGAGCACGCGAACATCATCGAAGTCAACCTCCAGACCATCGACATCTAGTGACCCCATCCGCTTTGTCGATACCAAACGACACCTCCCCACACCCCACACTCCACCGACCAAATTACACCAGTAGAACTGTAAAATTCGGCGTCTGTTCTAAAAGAACGACCAGTTCGACTTTGCTCATACCAACCGACGACTAATCGCCACGAAACCGACTCTCGCACCGAATCTCTACATGGCCGGCCGGTCGTGCCGCCGAGACGCACCGCTCGAACGCCGTGACGAACGCGGCGAAACGGCGGGACGGGAGAACGAGTCGAACGGAGAAGCGATGGAACGGAAGGGCTGACGAGACGGGAGAAGCGGTAGGACGAGAGAAGCGACGCGGGGGTCGCGCCGGACGCGTCAGCGTGACGCGCTTGATGCGGCGTGCTCGACGTCGACGCGCTCGATGGCGTCGCAGAGGACGTCGAGCCCGGCTTCCGCCTGGGCGTCGGTGAGGACGAGCGGCGGGAGGAGTCGGAGGACGTTCCCGTGCTGGCCGGCCTTCCAGACGAGCACGCCGTTCTCGTAGCAGTGCTCTTGGACGCGTTTCACCGCGTCCGGCGCGGGGTCGCCGTCGCCGTCGACGAACTCCACGCCGACGAAGAGGCCTTTCCCCCTGACGTCGCCGACTGCGGGCGCGTCGACGTCGCGGAGACGGCTACGCATATCGTCGCCGAGCCGGCGGGCGTGCGCGAGGAGGTCGTGCTCTTCGACGTACTCGAGGGCCCGGAGGCCGGCGCGCATCGCCACCACGTGCCCCCGGTACGTCCCGGCGTGGTCCCCGGGCCCCCAGGTGTCGAGGTCCTCGTGGTAGATCGTCGCGGAGAGCGGGAAGCCGACGCCGCCGAGCGCCTTCGCCGTCGTCACGATGTCCGGCGTGACGTCGTAGTGGTCGCTCGCCCACCACTCTCCCGTCCGCCCGAGCCCCGCTTGAATCTCGTCGACGACGAGCGGGAGGTCGTTGTCGTCCGCGATTTCGCGCAGCCCCGAGAGGAACCCCTCCGGCGGCGTCACCACGCCGCCTTCGCCCTGGATGGGTTCGACGAAGATGCCCGCGGGGTTCGTCATCCCGCCGTACGGCTCCTCGATGATCGCTCGGACCTCGCGGAGGCTGTCCGCGACCGCGCGCTCCGGGGTCTTCCCCTGCTCGAACGGGTGCGGGTACGGCGCGAACTGCACGTTCGGCAGGAGTGGCGCGTACGGTTCCTTGAAGTCCTTCTTCCCCGTGATGCTCATCGCGCCGCTCGTCGCCCCGTGGTAGGAGCCTCTGAACGCGACCAGGCCGCTCCCGCCCGTGTTGTACTTCGCGAGCTTGATCGCGGCCTCGATGGCGTCGCTCCCGGTCGGCCCGCCGAAGACGACCTTGCTGTTCCCCGCGAGCCCGCCGGGCGCGATGGCTTCGAGCTTCTCGATGAGGTCGAGGCGCGGCTCGCTCGGGAAGTCGACCGTGTGAACGAGCTTGTCCGCTTGCTCGTGCACGGCGTCCATCACGTAGGGGTTCGCGTGCCCGACGTTCAGCACGCCGATGCCCGCGAAGAAGTCGAGGAAGACGTTCCCGTCCACGTCCCGAATCGTCGCGCCCTTCGCCTCGTCGGGGACGAGCGGGATGTGGTCCGGGTACGCGACCGCGTTCGAGTCGATTTCTTTCTGTCTGTCGAGGAGCTCTCGCGCCTTCGGTCCGGGGAACTCGTCGACGGCCGGTGCCTCGTCGAAGTGAATCTCGTCGATCGGTGGCCCACGCATACCCCCACCCACGTGACACCACACCAAATATCTTATCCACGGATTCCATAGATACGATACACAGAAACCGACTACGCCGGTCAGGCGACGCGGTTGGCGAACTCGTCGTCACCGTCGTCGAGCCGGCGGACGTTCCCGGCGACGATGTCGGCGAGGCGCTCCCAGTGCTTCGGCGTGTGCCCACCAGTATGCGGCGTGATGAGCGCGTTCTCCAGCGTCCAGAGCGGGTGGTCCTCCGGCAGCGGCTCCGGGTCGGTCACGTCGAGCGCCGCCCCCCGAATGGACTCCGTCCGGAGCGCGCTCACGAGCGCGTCGGTGTCGACGAGCCCGCCGCGCGCGGCGTTCACCACGACGCTCTCCGGTTCGAGCGTCGCGAGCGCCTCCGCGTCGACGAGGTGGCGTGTCGCGTCAGTGAGCGGGCACGCGAGGACGAGGTAGTCCGTCCGCGAGAGCGCGTCGTGGACGTCCTCCTCGTCGAACCCGAGCACCTCGTCCGTCGGTCCGCCCTTCTCCGGCGTGTATCGGATTCCGACTGTCTCGACGCCGAACCCGCCCAGTCGGTCCGCGAGCGCCGTGCCGATTGAGCCGAGACCGACGATGGTGATTGTCTTCTCCGCGAGCTCGTCCGACTGGAAGTGCCGCCACTCCCGGTTCCCCTGCCGCCGCCATCCCTCGTGGAGCCGCCGGTTGAAGACGAGGATGTTCCCGAGGGCTTGCTCGGCGATGCCCGGCGCGTGGATTCCGCCGGCGTTCGTCACCGCGACGCCGCGCTCCGCGAGCTCGCCCGTCGGCACGTGGTCCGTCCCGGCGAACGTGCACGCGAACAGCTCCAGCTCCGCCGCGGCGTTCAGGAGCGTGTCGTCGATGCCGTTCCCGGTAATCACGCGCGCGTCCGCCGCCAGTTTTCGTTCCGCCTGTGGCGTGTCGGCGCGTCGGACGACGTGGTTCGGGAGCCGGTCGGCGAGTTCGTCGGCGTACGCGGCTGTCGAGAGCCCTTCGGTCCCCTCCCTGCGCACGAGGACGTCGATAGTCGTCGTCATCGGCTGGTCTCACTCGCCCCCGGTGGTTAACCTTTTCTCGTGTCCGTCTGGCTGCCGCCGCGTGGATTTATAACCTCCCTCCTCGTCACACGACACCACATGGCTTACAGCTCCAGCGACCTCCGCGCGCTCCGGCGAGCGTTCCACCGCCATCCCGAACCGGCGTGGCGGGAGTTCCGGACGACCTGCCGACTCGTCGACGAACTCGATCGGTTCGACCTCGACGCGCTCCACGTCGGCCGCGACGCGCACGCGACCGACGCGCGCATGGCGCTCCCCGACCCCGACGACCTCGACCCCTGGCTCGAACGCGTCCGCGAAACCGCCGCCACCCCCGGTCTCGTCGACGAACTCGCCGGCGGCTACACCGGCGCAGTCGCCGTCCTCGATCGCGGCGACGGCCCCGTCGTCGCGCTCCGCGTGGACATCGACGCCCTCCCCATCACGGAAACCGACGCCGACGACCACGAGCCCGCGACCGAAGACTTTCGTTCCGAGCACGAGGGCTACATGCACGCCTGCGGGCACGACGCCCACGTGACCATCGGCCTCGGCGTCCTCGACGCCATCGCGGAGAGCGACTTCGAGGGGACGTTCAAGGTCTTCTTCCAGCCCGCCGAGGAGGAGTCCGGCGGCGGGAAGTCGATGGCGGAGAGCGGCCACCTCGACGACGTCGACTACCTCTTCTCCGTCCACGTCGGCCTCGACCACCCGACCGGCGACGTCGTCGCCGGCATGGTCAAACCCCTCGCGATGGCGCACCTCACCGCGACCTTCCACGGGGAGTCCGCACACGCCGGCAACGCGCCGAACGACGGGCGGAACACCATTCAGGCCGCGGCGGACGCAATCAGTTCTCTCTACGGGATTCCCCGGCACGCCGACGGCATGACGCGCGTGAACGTCGGCCGCATCGAAGGCGGCACGGCGAGCAACGTCGTCGCCGAAGAGACGCGACTCTGGGGCGAAGCGCGCGGGGAGACGACCGAACTCATGCGGTACGTCCAGTCGGCGTTCGAACAGCGCGTTCACGCCGCCGCGGACGCCCACGGCTGTACGGCCGACGTCGAACTCGTCAGTGAATCACCGCGCGCGGACAGCGACCCGGAACTCGCCGCGTTCGTCGCCGACGCCGCCCGCGACCGCGTCGACGTCGACCGCGTCCTCGACGCCGCGGAGTTCGGCGCGAGCGAAGACGCCACGTTCCTCATGCGCCGCGTCCAGAACGACGGCGGACTCGCCTGCTACAGCATCGTCGGCACCGACCACCCCGGCGACCACCACACGCCCGCGTTCGACGTCGACGAGACGACGCTCGACACCGCCGTCGGCACGCTCACCGATGCAATCCTCGACACGGCGCGAGAACAGCCCTGACCAGTATCTACGCCGTGATTACGCCGCGTCCACGGCCTCGCTGAGGATGCTCGCGCCGAGTTCGATCTCTCGCTCCGTCGCGTCCAGCGGCGGGAGGAGGCGGAGCGTCGAATGCCCACACCCGATCGTCAACATCCCGCGCTCCAGACACGCCTTGACGACGGCGTCCCGCCGCTCCGGCGTGTCGAACTCGACGGCGAGCATCAGGCCGCGCCCACGGACGTCGGCGACCGCGTCGCGCTCGGCGTCGAACGTCTCGATGAACTGCCGACCGCGCTCGGTCGCGTTGTCGAGCAACCCGTGTTCCTCGATGGCGTCGAGCGTGAACGCCCCCTGCATCGACGCGAGGATGTCACCCGCACCCCACGTCGACCCGATGCGGTTCGGCTCGCTCGGGAAGACGTCCGAACGCGAAATCGTCGCGCCGACGCGCAGGGCCTTCGCCGACGCGATGACGTCCGGCGCGAGCGACGTGTGGTCGACCGCCCACATCTCCCCCGTCCGCCCGACGCCGCTCTGAATCTCGTCCACGACCACGTGGAGGCCGTACTCCTCCGCGACGGCGTCCACCTCCCTGAGGAAGCGGTCGCTCGCGAAGTGATAGCCGCCGACGCCCTGCACGGGTTCCAACACCACGAACGCCACCTCCGACGGGTCGAGATGCTTCGCCGGCCCCTCGAAGAGGTCACGCAGCGCCGACGATCCATCCCGGAAGAACCCGCAGTGACAGTCACCCTCGCACGCGCAGTACGGGAGCGTCCGCGTCCCCGCCACCTCCGGATACTTCCGCGTGTACGTATCGCCGCTCCGCGTGAACGACAGCGTCCCCAGCGTCCGCCCGTGGAACGCCCCCGTGAACGTCACCGCGTACTTCGGATTCGCCGTGTTCGCGTACGAGATCTTCATCGCGTTCTCGATCGCTTCCGCCCCCGAATTCGACAGGAAGACCGTATCCATCCCGTACTGCGCCGAGACGTCCCGCAACCGATGCATCAGCTGACTCGACCCCGGCAGCTCCGTCGCCTCCGGGTCGTCCCCCGTCCCGAAGTAGAGGTCTTGCCCCGCGATCTTCATCGGATCGACGAGGTCGAACGCGTCGAGTTTGTCGAGTATTTTCGGGTTGTTGTAGCCGAGCGGTGCCGCCCCGATATGACACGTGAAATCGAGGAAGACGTTGCCGTCGACGTCCGTCACGAACGGCCCAGCCGCCTCGGCCGTCACGTCCCAGACGAACTCGTGTGAGTACTCACTCGGAGCCGCGACCTCGTGGTGGTAGTCGACCCAGCGTCTCGCGTTCGAATCAGAGAGCGCAGCCACGGATGGCTCTATGCTACCGCGATCCATACATGGTATCTGTGTAGGATGGTAATTAATTTTGTTGTCGAGTCGCCCGCCGCCGACGCCCAGACGTCGACGCAGCACACGCTGCCCGACACTCTCCACCGTCGACGCCGGGACGCCGCGACCTCGCCACCCCCCGAGACCGACTTTTGATCGCAGACAGAACAATCGGAACACATGTGAAATAGAGATCATTAGATATTGGCACTGTCTAGTTAAGTCAGTTTTGAGCTGTTCGTTGTTTCGGTGTCTATGATAACCGAAGAATCACCGGAGAGACGTTAGAAACGGTGAATATTGGTTGTTTGGTGCGTGATCGGGGTAGTGTTCAGATTATCTACTTCCACGCGAAGGCGAACGGTCATAGCCACTCGTTGTTAAGTTCTGTGTCGGCGTGGCTGAAAATATTTGAGAGAAAATAGGTATGGGCTTTTATTCCTTTGAAGACACGTTTGGCACCATTTCGACTTCCATGACGTTTGAAGTGGAGATCGAGGCCGTGGCGACGGCACGCTTCATCCAACGGAGTTGCGCCATCGACGAGAAACACAGCATCATCGACGTCGCGTTTCTCACGGGAGCCACTGAAGAACGTGTAAGCGATAACGTTCTCTCTGGTCGGCTCAAGCTTTGTGTGGAGAAATTCGTCGAGGGTCTGTATCTACGGCGGCGTACAGCCAGTACTTTTCGTCGTCGAGTTAGATCACAGTCTCGTCTACTGCAACGTGATCGGGACTTCGTCGGTCCTCGGGCTGTAGACCATCTTTGTGAACCCAGTTGTGGACGGTTGATCTTGCCTATTCAACACTAAATATGTGGCCAGTAAATATATTATATAAAAATGATAGCTTAGAAAGATGGAGCTGAATATTGAACTTCATCAGCAGCCGTAGTGTTGTTTCTCGCTGGATAAACCAAAGCCGATCTCGTTCAAACAACTGCTGAAGCGAGTGGTTTCTGGCATAGACACTCAGTAAATCACTTCGTGTCACCTTTCAAGCCCATTTGAACACCGCCCTGAGCGGATGGCAACGTTGACGAGACGTGAAATGTCTCGTTATCACGCCAGAAGTCGGACATTTCTAGGGACGCCTGTCAGGGTGCTCGTTGTCCGCTTCCACGCGACCGGTTGTCCACCTAGGAAACAAAAGCGCTTGGACTATTAGAAGCATATCTCTACCACCATGTCATATGCATTGGGTATGTGGTTGTATTGGCGACCGCCTGAGGCGCAGCCGTTGAGAGTCGCGATTGACAAAACCGCTATCTCGGTTAACGGCGAGTGCCCTTGATTGTCTGGTGCAATTGACCTCGACAGAAAACTGATTCTCGACGTCGATTTGTTCGGACGGAATGGTACCGGTCCGGCGGCTGCGCTTCCGTATGGGATGTGTGAAAAACACGATCTCTCCGACACAGTGTTTCTCGTCGATCAGATTGGCTAACGGATTGCCACTACTCAATTAGAATGAACAGTCAGGTAAACTATACCAACCCAATCTTCATCAAAAGTGGTTCCACACTTTTAAGATATTCCTCAGGTGCTTTACGATTTGTGGGTGGGAGTTGGTCGAGCGTACGCGGATGGCTTGAACAGTTTGTTCAACAACCATCGGAGACCACACCAATCCCTCAATGGAAAAACGTCGATCATGGTGGTGCTAAACTAGACCGTGCTCCATTTCAAAGAACAGAATGAGATCAATAGGTGGTCGCTGACAGGAACTGTTCCAGTAACTTTCAACCAATTATATCATTCACCCAGCGGCCAATATTACAGTGTTATTGGTGTAAAGAGCTGCTGGTTCGGGACTTGGTACTACTCCAGTGCCAGAATTAAGGCCTGGAGAAGAATCATGTCATTCGACATCACGGAATATGACTATGCGTAGGCCGT
Encoded proteins:
- a CDS encoding IclR family transcriptional regulator encodes the protein MRTGNEDGRKIGAVARSLEILEILRRRGGATLAELEAESDLSKGSVFVHLETLADGGFVTRRGDQYVLGRRFISFGERVRNSAPLFRAGKDQVDALARESEECVHLIVEDNGLETILYEAFGSRAVGQEFFVKNREETSRHLHYSAAGKSILAGLDREDVEDIIDCRGLPERTTETITDADELFAELDDVRESGYATNEQEDILGIQAVGVPIRDAEGTTLGGLSISAPTSRLQGDQLTEEMPTLLREHANIIEVNLQTIDI
- a CDS encoding aspartate aminotransferase family protein; protein product: MRGPPIDEIHFDEAPAVDEFPGPKARELLDRQKEIDSNAVAYPDHIPLVPDEAKGATIRDVDGNVFLDFFAGIGVLNVGHANPYVMDAVHEQADKLVHTVDFPSEPRLDLIEKLEAIAPGGLAGNSKVVFGGPTGSDAIEAAIKLAKYNTGGSGLVAFRGSYHGATSGAMSITGKKDFKEPYAPLLPNVQFAPYPHPFEQGKTPERAVADSLREVRAIIEEPYGGMTNPAGIFVEPIQGEGGVVTPPEGFLSGLREIADDNDLPLVVDEIQAGLGRTGEWWASDHYDVTPDIVTTAKALGGVGFPLSATIYHEDLDTWGPGDHAGTYRGHVVAMRAGLRALEYVEEHDLLAHARRLGDDMRSRLRDVDAPAVGDVRGKGLFVGVEFVDGDGDPAPDAVKRVQEHCYENGVLVWKAGQHGNVLRLLPPLVLTDAQAEAGLDVLCDAIERVDVEHAASSASR
- a CDS encoding D-2-hydroxyacid dehydrogenase, yielding MTTTIDVLVRREGTEGLSTAAYADELADRLPNHVVRRADTPQAERKLAADARVITGNGIDDTLLNAAAELELFACTFAGTDHVPTGELAERGVAVTNAGGIHAPGIAEQALGNILVFNRRLHEGWRRQGNREWRHFQSDELAEKTITIVGLGSIGTALADRLGGFGVETVGIRYTPEKGGPTDEVLGFDEEDVHDALSRTDYLVLACPLTDATRHLVDAEALATLEPESVVVNAARGGLVDTDALVSALRTESIRGAALDVTDPEPLPEDHPLWTLENALITPHTGGHTPKHWERLADIVAGNVRRLDDGDDEFANRVA
- a CDS encoding amidohydrolase, with the translated sequence MAYSSSDLRALRRAFHRHPEPAWREFRTTCRLVDELDRFDLDALHVGRDAHATDARMALPDPDDLDPWLERVRETAATPGLVDELAGGYTGAVAVLDRGDGPVVALRVDIDALPITETDADDHEPATEDFRSEHEGYMHACGHDAHVTIGLGVLDAIAESDFEGTFKVFFQPAEEESGGGKSMAESGHLDDVDYLFSVHVGLDHPTGDVVAGMVKPLAMAHLTATFHGESAHAGNAPNDGRNTIQAAADAISSLYGIPRHADGMTRVNVGRIEGGTASNVVAEETRLWGEARGETTELMRYVQSAFEQRVHAAADAHGCTADVELVSESPRADSDPELAAFVADAARDRVDVDRVLDAAEFGASEDATFLMRRVQNDGGLACYSIVGTDHPGDHHTPAFDVDETTLDTAVGTLTDAILDTAREQP
- a CDS encoding class-III pyridoxal-phosphate-dependent aminotransferase — translated: MDRGSIEPSVAALSDSNARRWVDYHHEVAAPSEYSHEFVWDVTAEAAGPFVTDVDGNVFLDFTCHIGAAPLGYNNPKILDKLDAFDLVDPMKIAGQDLYFGTGDDPEATELPGSSQLMHRLRDVSAQYGMDTVFLSNSGAEAIENAMKISYANTANPKYAVTFTGAFHGRTLGTLSFTRSGDTYTRKYPEVAGTRTLPYCACEGDCHCGFFRDGSSALRDLFEGPAKHLDPSEVAFVVLEPVQGVGGYHFASDRFLREVDAVAEEYGLHVVVDEIQSGVGRTGEMWAVDHTSLAPDVIASAKALRVGATISRSDVFPSEPNRIGSTWGAGDILASMQGAFTLDAIEEHGLLDNATERGRQFIETFDAERDAVADVRGRGLMLAVEFDTPERRDAVVKACLERGMLTIGCGHSTLRLLPPLDATEREIELGASILSEAVDAA